The genomic region TTTATCTTGGGAGGGTTTCGAGGCGATCGCCCGCCATTTCAGCATTTTTTACCATCATTTTTCAAATAATTTTCAAATAAAAAGTATAACTTTTCTCCATCTCCAACCCGCATCAACTTCGAGCCTTTATAAAATCTAAAATCTCAAATCCCACCGTCTACAATCCAAAATCTACCCTCTAAAATCCCATGTTTGATTCCCTCGATCGCATTCTCGGTTCGATGGCGGCGACCCGTTTCGTCCGTCAGCAACAAGCTTACACCCAATTACTCAAAACCTGGGCCGAGGTTGTCGGTTCTCCCGCCGCACGGTACAGTCGCCCCCTCAGTTGCGATCGCGGCATCTTGAAAGTCGCCACGGCGAGTGCGGTTTGGGCGCAAACTCTGACTTTGAAACGACATCAGATCGTCGGACAATTGCGCGATCGCGGTTACCCGGAGTTGAAGGATATTCGCTGTTCGACTCGCGATTGGAGTCAAACGGCGATCGCCACTCAGGA from Oxynema aestuarii AP17 harbors:
- a CDS encoding DciA family protein — its product is MFDSLDRILGSMAATRFVRQQQAYTQLLKTWAEVVGSPAARYSRPLSCDRGILKVATASAVWAQTLTLKRHQIVGQLRDRGYPELKDIRCSTRDWSQTAIATQEVAELQQLWQQHPSRLPDEPPTPAQASPEAATDAKTAFQSWAAQTQAKSACFPLCPQCQAPTPPGELERWSVCALCAARRWSGR